The following are encoded together in the Lactuca sativa cultivar Salinas chromosome 1, Lsat_Salinas_v11, whole genome shotgun sequence genome:
- the LOC111876297 gene encoding uncharacterized protein LOC111876297, with product MFVLPTSKPSFGHSFEEGGGISTNSDFNRPMADTTILEKCITFGPWGTNISFSAGKECIYIPDGFIKKIRILHGMCIDGIEFQSDSSTGARQKSFFGRQRGERTDMVTALI from the exons ATGTTCGTGCTTCCAACTTCGAAACCTTCATTTGGGCATTCATTCGAAGAAG GTGGGGGGATATCCACTAATAGTGATTTCAATAGGCCGATG GCAGATACAACCATTTTAGAAAAATGCATAACGTTTGGACCATGGGGCACGAACATCTCATTCTCAGCAGGGAAAGAGTGTATTTATATACCGGAtgggtttattaaaaaaattcgtATTTTACATGGAATGTGTATTGATGGCATTGAATTCCAAAGCGACAGTAGCACAGGTGCACGACAAAAGTCCTTTTTTGGTCGCCAGCGTGGTGAACGAACGGACATGGTAACCGCTCTTATCTGA